A portion of the Streptomyces erythrochromogenes genome contains these proteins:
- a CDS encoding GNAT family N-acetyltransferase: MLQLIAPTTALHSSWLVAHHEWGTGLHEDGFGLGPSDEVESPEGFAAWVALLAGASGAKAAGTDHGCTYRWIVEGDRVEGGIALRHGLTGHVLEFGHIGYGIRPSSRGRGLATWALGRMLDEARALGLDRVLLVCEVDNLASVATVERGGGVLEGIRDTGHGPARRYWIEL, encoded by the coding sequence GTGCTCCAACTGATCGCCCCCACCACCGCCTTGCACTCCTCCTGGCTCGTAGCGCATCACGAGTGGGGCACGGGCCTCCACGAGGACGGGTTCGGGCTGGGGCCGTCCGACGAGGTCGAGTCACCGGAGGGGTTCGCGGCCTGGGTGGCGCTACTGGCCGGCGCGTCGGGCGCGAAAGCGGCTGGTACCGACCACGGTTGCACGTACCGATGGATCGTCGAAGGCGATCGGGTGGAGGGCGGGATCGCACTTCGGCATGGGCTCACCGGCCATGTGCTGGAGTTCGGCCACATCGGCTACGGCATCCGGCCGTCTTCACGTGGACGCGGGCTGGCCACCTGGGCGCTGGGCCGGATGCTCGACGAGGCGCGGGCACTCGGCCTGGACCGGGTACTGCTCGTCTGCGAGGTCGACAACCTTGCTTCGGTGGCAACGGTGGAGCGGGGCGGTGGCGTCCTCGAAGGCATCCGGGACACCGGACACGGTCCCGCACGGCGGTACTGGATCGAACTCTGA
- a CDS encoding VOC family protein codes for MSDIPSSKATGMLHHVEIWVPDLGRAVASFGWLLEAMGYTPFQSWSDGRSWRLGATYLVFEQSPALTADRHDRRRPGLNHLAFHVEDHETVERLVAEGRQHGWSLMFPDRHPHAGGDRTYAAYLENTDGFEVELVAVDRPAPG; via the coding sequence ATGTCCGACATCCCGTCGTCCAAGGCCACCGGGATGCTGCACCACGTCGAGATCTGGGTGCCCGACCTCGGCCGGGCCGTTGCCTCCTTCGGCTGGCTGCTGGAGGCCATGGGCTACACGCCGTTCCAGAGCTGGAGCGACGGGCGGAGCTGGCGGCTCGGGGCGACCTATCTGGTGTTCGAGCAGTCCCCGGCCCTCACGGCCGACCGCCACGACCGGCGCCGGCCCGGGCTGAACCACCTGGCGTTCCACGTGGAGGACCACGAGACGGTGGAACGCCTGGTCGCGGAAGGCCGGCAGCACGGCTGGAGCCTGATGTTCCCCGACCGGCACCCGCACGCCGGCGGCGACCGCACCTACGCCGCGTACCTGGAGAACACCGACGGCTTCGAGGTCGAACTCGTCGCCGTCGACCGCCCCGCGCCCGGCTGA
- a CDS encoding lysine transporter LysE, with translation MAKSVGEFLVESVGEAVAEVVLSLLACALLGLLALIVYVSWSFSPRVTVAGAGLLSLALAHGAWRTFRAPAKGRRRRGLAAVTTVVFTATAATAAFLALYAPGCGCL, from the coding sequence GTGGCGAAGAGTGTCGGCGAATTCCTGGTGGAGTCGGTCGGTGAAGCGGTGGCCGAGGTGGTGCTGAGCCTGCTCGCCTGCGCGCTGCTCGGCCTGTTGGCCCTGATCGTCTATGTGAGCTGGTCCTTCAGCCCCCGCGTGACCGTCGCGGGCGCGGGGCTGCTGAGCCTCGCCCTGGCCCACGGCGCCTGGCGTACCTTCCGCGCCCCGGCGAAGGGCCGCCGCCGGCGCGGACTCGCGGCCGTGACCACGGTCGTCTTCACCGCCACCGCAGCGACCGCCGCCTTCCTGGCGCTCTACGCCCCCGGCTGCGGCTGCCTCTGA
- a CDS encoding NAD-dependent protein deacetylase — MRTRPTLSWTPTEDLPPGTTDPGPVADALRAGGVLVLSGAGISTESGIPDYRGEGGSLRRHTPMTYQEFTASARARRRYWARSHLGWRTFGRARPNAGHRAVTAFGRHGLLSGVITQNVDGLHQAAGSEDVVELHGSLDRVVCLSCGAAGSRRDLARRLEEANAGFEPVAARLNPDGDADLTDEQVGDFSVVPCTQCGGVLKPDVVFFGETVPPRRVERCRELVDGATSLLVLGSSLTVMSGLRFVRQAAQAGKPVLIVNRDPTRGDRHAVTRVALPLGAALTTLADHLSIPLDGGHTS, encoded by the coding sequence ATGCGCACGCGCCCCACTCTGAGCTGGACGCCCACCGAGGACCTGCCGCCCGGGACCACGGATCCGGGGCCGGTCGCCGACGCCCTGCGGGCCGGCGGTGTGCTGGTGCTCAGCGGGGCGGGCATCTCCACGGAGTCGGGCATCCCCGACTACCGGGGTGAGGGCGGGAGCCTGCGCCGGCACACCCCGATGACCTACCAGGAGTTCACCGCGAGCGCCCGGGCCCGGCGCCGCTACTGGGCGCGCAGCCACCTCGGCTGGCGGACCTTCGGCCGCGCCAGGCCGAACGCCGGCCACCGGGCCGTCACGGCCTTCGGGCGGCACGGGCTGCTCTCCGGGGTGATCACCCAGAACGTCGACGGCCTGCACCAGGCGGCCGGCAGCGAGGACGTGGTGGAACTCCACGGCAGCCTGGACCGGGTCGTTTGCCTGTCCTGCGGCGCCGCCGGCTCGCGCCGTGACCTCGCGCGACGGCTGGAGGAGGCCAACGCGGGCTTCGAGCCGGTGGCCGCCCGGCTGAACCCGGACGGCGACGCCGACCTCACCGACGAACAGGTCGGGGACTTCTCCGTGGTGCCGTGCACGCAGTGCGGGGGCGTCCTGAAACCGGATGTGGTGTTCTTCGGCGAAACGGTTCCCCCACGACGGGTCGAACGCTGCCGCGAGCTGGTCGACGGCGCGACCTCGCTGCTCGTCCTGGGCTCCTCACTGACGGTGATGTCGGGCCTCCGGTTCGTCCGGCAGGCGGCTCAGGCCGGCAAACCCGTCCTGATCGTCAACCGGGACCCCACACGCGGCGACCGGCACGCCGTGACCCGGGTCGCACTCCCCCTGGGCGCGGCCCTCACCACCCTGGCCGACCACCTGTCCATCCCGCTCGACGGCGGCCACACCAGCTGA
- a CDS encoding phospholipase D-like domain-containing protein codes for MARTVRTTAVVSTSALALGISLLGTTAAPARAAEAPTPHLDSVEQTLRQVSPGLEGSVWERTSGNRLGSSTPGGADWLLQTPGCWGDAACTDRPGSRRLLDKMRQDIAAARETVDISTLAPFPNGGYQEAIVAGLKESAQKGNRLKVRIMVGAAPIYHSTVIPSSYRDELLAKLGPAAAANITLNVASMTTSKTSFSWNHSKLVVVDGGSVITGGINSWKDDYLETTHPVADVDLALSGPAAGSAGRYLDSLWDWTCRNKSSWSSVWFAASPGADCMPSLPRPADPAGGGNVPALAVGGLGVGIRQNDPTSPFRPVLPTAGDTKCGIGVPDKTNADRDYDTVNPEESALRALVSSANSHIEISQQDVHATCPPLPRYDVRLYDALAAKLVSGVKVRIVVSDPANRGTIGSGGYSQIKSLNEVSDALRGRVAALTGDGGRARTAMCENLQLATFRASDRPTWADGKPYAQHHKLVSVDGSAFYIGSKNLYPSWLQDFGYIVESPAAAGQLGSDLLDPQWRYSQATATYDYARGLCQG; via the coding sequence TTGGCACGCACCGTCCGTACGACGGCCGTCGTCTCCACTTCGGCCCTCGCGCTCGGCATCTCCCTCCTCGGCACCACCGCCGCTCCCGCCCGCGCCGCGGAGGCCCCCACACCCCACCTGGACTCGGTCGAGCAGACCCTGCGCCAGGTCTCCCCGGGCCTGGAGGGCTCGGTCTGGGAACGCACCTCCGGCAACCGGCTCGGCTCCTCCACGCCCGGCGGCGCCGACTGGCTGCTCCAGACGCCGGGCTGCTGGGGCGACGCGGCATGCACCGACCGGCCCGGATCGCGCCGTCTCCTGGACAAGATGCGCCAGGACATCGCCGCCGCCAGGGAGACGGTCGACATATCGACGCTCGCCCCCTTCCCCAACGGCGGCTACCAGGAGGCCATCGTCGCGGGCCTGAAGGAGTCCGCCCAGAAGGGCAACCGGCTCAAGGTGCGCATCATGGTGGGCGCCGCGCCCATCTACCACTCCACCGTGATCCCCTCGTCCTACCGGGACGAGCTGCTCGCGAAGCTCGGCCCGGCCGCCGCGGCCAACATCACCCTCAACGTGGCCTCGATGACCACGTCGAAGACCTCCTTCTCCTGGAACCACTCCAAGCTGGTCGTGGTGGACGGCGGTTCGGTGATCACCGGCGGCATCAACAGCTGGAAGGACGACTACCTCGAGACCACCCACCCGGTCGCCGACGTCGACCTCGCGCTGTCGGGGCCCGCCGCCGGCTCCGCCGGCCGCTACCTGGACTCCCTGTGGGACTGGACCTGCCGCAACAAGAGCAGCTGGAGCTCGGTCTGGTTCGCCGCCTCGCCCGGCGCGGACTGCATGCCCTCCCTGCCCCGGCCCGCCGACCCGGCGGGCGGCGGGAACGTGCCCGCGCTCGCCGTCGGCGGTCTCGGCGTCGGCATCCGCCAGAACGACCCCACCTCGCCCTTCCGCCCCGTCCTGCCCACGGCCGGCGACACCAAGTGCGGGATCGGGGTGCCCGACAAGACCAACGCCGACCGGGACTACGACACCGTCAACCCGGAGGAGAGTGCCCTGCGCGCCCTCGTCTCCAGCGCGAACTCGCACATCGAGATCTCCCAGCAGGACGTGCACGCAACCTGCCCGCCGCTGCCCCGCTACGACGTGCGCCTCTACGACGCCCTCGCCGCGAAGCTCGTCTCCGGCGTGAAGGTCCGCATCGTCGTGAGCGACCCGGCGAACCGCGGCACCATCGGCAGCGGCGGCTACTCGCAGATCAAGTCCCTCAACGAGGTGAGCGACGCCCTGCGCGGCCGGGTGGCGGCCCTGACCGGTGACGGCGGCCGGGCGAGGACGGCCATGTGCGAGAACCTCCAGCTCGCCACGTTCCGGGCGTCCGACCGGCCGACCTGGGCGGACGGCAAGCCGTACGCCCAGCACCACAAGCTGGTCTCGGTGGACGGATCGGCCTTCTACATCGGCTCCAAGAACCTCTACCCGTCCTGGCTGCAGGACTTCGGCTACATCGTCGAGAGCCCGGCCGCGGCCGGACAGCTGGGGAGCGACCTGCTGGACCCGCAGTGGCGCTACTCGCAGGCCACCGCGACGTACGACTACGCTCGCGGCCTCTGCCAGGGCTGA
- a CDS encoding ArsR/SmtB family transcription factor, whose protein sequence is MQVPLYQAKAEFFRMLGHPVRIRVLELLQNGPVPVRELLNEIEIEPSNLSQQLAVLRRSGIVVSIRDGSTVSYALAGGDVAELLRAARRILTELLVGQSELLAELRHADTSVHTGPPPL, encoded by the coding sequence ATGCAGGTCCCGCTGTACCAGGCCAAGGCGGAGTTCTTCCGGATGCTCGGACACCCCGTCCGGATCCGCGTACTCGAACTCCTTCAGAACGGCCCCGTACCCGTGCGCGAGCTGCTGAACGAAATCGAGATCGAACCGTCCAACCTCTCGCAACAACTCGCGGTACTGCGCCGATCCGGCATCGTGGTCTCCATACGCGACGGCTCGACGGTCAGTTACGCCCTCGCCGGCGGCGATGTGGCGGAACTCCTGAGGGCCGCACGACGCATCCTCACCGAGCTGCTGGTCGGACAGAGCGAGCTGCTCGCCGAACTCCGGCATGCCGACACCTCGGTGCACACGGGCCCTCCCCCGCTGTAG
- a CDS encoding SDR family NAD(P)-dependent oxidoreductase, which translates to MQVAIVTGASSGIGQGAAIRIAARGIGVILTYGRNEQGAVDTVAAIERAGGTAVALHLDLGDSSGFDGFRDSVADALRSTWDRDAFDHLVNNAGIAQTSLIADTTEEDFDLLMRVLLKGPYFLTQRLLPLMADGGSVVNVSSNAASATSGLEPGYATYAAMKGGLTVLTRYMAKEFSARGIRVNAVSPGATRTRLADDAFTRFPEVVPAIAAKTAFGRVGEPDDVGSLIAALVGDDGRWITAQDIEVSGGYQL; encoded by the coding sequence ATGCAGGTAGCCATCGTCACAGGCGCCAGCTCCGGCATCGGACAGGGCGCCGCCATCCGGATCGCCGCACGCGGGATCGGAGTGATCCTGACCTACGGCCGCAACGAGCAGGGTGCGGTGGACACCGTGGCCGCCATCGAGAGGGCGGGCGGTACGGCCGTCGCGCTCCACCTGGACCTCGGCGACAGCTCCGGCTTCGACGGCTTCCGCGACTCCGTGGCCGACGCGCTCCGCTCGACGTGGGACCGCGACGCCTTCGACCACCTGGTCAACAACGCCGGCATCGCGCAGACCTCGCTGATCGCGGACACCACCGAGGAGGACTTCGACCTGCTGATGCGCGTCCTGCTCAAGGGCCCGTACTTCCTGACCCAGCGGCTCCTGCCGCTGATGGCCGACGGAGGCTCCGTCGTGAACGTCAGCAGCAACGCGGCGTCCGCGACCTCCGGGCTGGAGCCCGGCTACGCGACGTACGCGGCGATGAAGGGCGGTCTGACCGTGCTGACCCGCTACATGGCCAAGGAGTTCAGTGCGCGCGGCATCCGCGTCAACGCGGTCTCGCCCGGCGCCACCCGCACCCGGCTCGCCGACGACGCGTTCACCCGCTTCCCGGAGGTCGTGCCGGCCATCGCCGCGAAGACCGCCTTCGGCCGGGTCGGCGAGCCCGACGACGTCGGTTCGCTGATCGCGGCGCTGGTCGGCGACGACGGCCGCTGGATCACCGCCCAGGACATCGAGGTGTCCGGCGGGTACCAGCTGTAG
- a CDS encoding AraC family transcriptional regulator, whose amino-acid sequence MDLEELRTLLARHARPDATTAVDGVLVSKVDRSDAPEPATTGTVLAVIAQGTKRLALGDRVLEYGAGQYLVASVDLPVTGQFLRVGPDRPALGFGLVLEPSDIAELLLLAGPGDVPRAGGTAVPALAVCDAPDELLDAVVRLLRLLDRPRDRAVLAPLIKREILWRVMTGEQGGTVRQLGLADSGLSHVARAVAWIRSHYAQPFRVEDLARLSGMSQSAFYRNFQAVTAMSPLRFQKQIRLQEARLLLAARPGDVTGVAHRVGYDSPSQFSREYRRQFGTPPSRDATRLRLDAPGAPAPVPS is encoded by the coding sequence ATGGACCTGGAAGAGCTGCGGACCCTGCTCGCCCGGCACGCGCGCCCCGACGCGACCACGGCCGTCGACGGGGTGCTCGTATCGAAGGTCGACCGGTCGGACGCACCGGAGCCGGCGACCACCGGCACCGTGCTCGCGGTCATCGCGCAGGGCACCAAGCGCCTCGCACTCGGGGACCGGGTCCTGGAGTACGGCGCCGGGCAGTACCTCGTGGCCTCCGTGGACCTGCCGGTCACCGGGCAGTTCCTGCGCGTCGGCCCCGACCGACCGGCGCTGGGCTTCGGGCTGGTCCTGGAGCCCTCCGACATCGCCGAACTGCTGCTGCTCGCCGGCCCGGGGGACGTCCCCCGGGCCGGCGGCACCGCCGTGCCGGCCCTCGCCGTCTGCGACGCACCCGACGAACTGCTCGACGCCGTGGTGCGCCTGCTGCGCCTCCTCGACCGGCCCCGTGACCGTGCCGTGCTCGCGCCGCTGATCAAGCGCGAGATCCTGTGGCGGGTGATGACCGGGGAGCAGGGCGGCACCGTACGCCAGCTCGGTCTCGCCGACAGCGGCCTGAGCCATGTCGCGCGGGCGGTGGCGTGGATCCGCAGCCACTACGCGCAGCCGTTCCGGGTCGAGGACCTGGCCCGGCTGTCCGGCATGAGCCAGTCCGCCTTCTACCGGAACTTCCAGGCGGTCACCGCGATGAGCCCGCTCCGCTTCCAGAAGCAGATCCGGCTCCAGGAAGCCCGCCTGCTGCTCGCCGCCCGGCCCGGCGACGTCACCGGGGTCGCCCACCGCGTCGGCTACGACAGCCCGTCGCAGTTCAGTCGCGAATACCGGCGGCAGTTCGGAACGCCCCCCAGCCGGGACGCCACCCGCCTGCGGCTCGACGCCCCGGGAGCCCCGGCGCCGGTCCCGTCGTAA
- a CDS encoding carboxylesterase family protein, whose amino-acid sequence MFDQEHRHWGTPYLPVLDEVTLDRHPADLLLSGAGTYIDVLIGWTREEANFAFALSEPYAGTTREQVLARARDTFGSRAAEACTAYEEARPGARPLDVLMDLITDELFRMPCVALAERRAARGRPVWAYQFNLPTPAHGGRLGAAHCLELPLVFDNFDKWSRAPFLAGLDPRVRDGLATAVHASWFSFIRTGGPNHRPMPRWERYGRDSRTTMTLDSVTATVEDVAGYWRRLHHPAAP is encoded by the coding sequence GTGTTCGATCAGGAGCACCGTCACTGGGGGACCCCGTACCTGCCGGTGCTGGACGAGGTCACGCTCGATCGCCACCCGGCCGACCTGCTGCTCAGCGGCGCGGGGACGTACATCGACGTCCTGATCGGCTGGACCAGGGAGGAGGCGAACTTCGCCTTCGCCCTCAGCGAGCCGTACGCCGGGACGACGAGGGAGCAGGTGCTCGCCAGAGCCCGCGACACCTTCGGGAGCCGGGCGGCCGAGGCCTGCACGGCGTACGAAGAGGCCCGGCCGGGCGCCCGCCCGCTGGACGTGCTCATGGATCTGATCACGGACGAGCTGTTCCGCATGCCCTGCGTGGCACTGGCCGAACGGCGGGCGGCCCGGGGACGTCCGGTCTGGGCGTACCAGTTCAACCTGCCGACACCCGCGCACGGCGGCCGGCTCGGAGCCGCGCACTGCCTGGAACTGCCGTTGGTGTTCGACAACTTCGACAAGTGGTCTCGGGCGCCCTTCCTCGCGGGGCTGGACCCCAGGGTCCGTGACGGGCTCGCCACGGCCGTACACGCGTCGTGGTTCTCCTTCATCCGCACCGGCGGCCCCAACCACCGCCCCATGCCGCGGTGGGAACGCTACGGCCGGGACTCCCGCACGACGATGACCCTCGACTCGGTGACCGCCACCGTCGAGGACGTCGCCGGGTACTGGCGCCGCCTGCACCACCCGGCGGCGCCGTGA
- a CDS encoding ABC transporter ATP-binding protein C-terminal domain-containing protein — MTVLLIEHDLDMVFELADTVTVMHLGRHLETGTPEEVRASGEVQSAYLGTTEATS; from the coding sequence GTGACGGTGCTCCTGATCGAACACGACCTCGACATGGTCTTCGAGCTCGCCGACACCGTCACGGTCATGCACCTCGGCAGGCACCTGGAAACCGGCACCCCGGAAGAGGTGCGGGCCTCCGGCGAGGTCCAGAGCGCCTACCTCGGCACGACGGAGGCCACTTCGTGA
- a CDS encoding peptidase inhibitor family I36 protein, with protein MSPCPEAVTAGAARRRARAVSVLGVLSLLLALTPAARADSGGLAAPAPPCAPGWLCGWTGPAYTGVVSLVAQDMPRYPETTAYVGFNDAASVWNAGRTWSADGLRRGRCVTVYNKPDYTGSRLTVRPGQGIPQLAASFGHVRSSRFHTCRLS; from the coding sequence GTGAGCCCATGTCCCGAAGCCGTCACCGCCGGCGCGGCCCGCCGCAGGGCGAGGGCGGTGAGCGTCCTCGGGGTCCTGAGCCTCCTGCTGGCCCTCACCCCCGCCGCGCGGGCAGACTCCGGCGGCCTCGCCGCCCCGGCACCGCCCTGCGCCCCGGGATGGCTGTGCGGATGGACCGGCCCCGCCTACACCGGTGTGGTCAGCCTCGTGGCGCAGGACATGCCCCGGTACCCCGAGACGACCGCCTACGTCGGGTTCAACGACGCCGCGTCGGTGTGGAACGCGGGCAGGACGTGGAGCGCGGACGGCTTGCGCCGGGGCCGTTGCGTGACCGTGTACAACAAGCCCGACTACACCGGATCGAGACTGACCGTCCGGCCCGGCCAAGGGATCCCGCAGCTCGCGGCGTCCTTCGGCCACGTGCGCTCCAGCCGCTTCCACACGTGCCGGCTGTCCTGA
- the sigJ gene encoding RNA polymerase sigma factor SigJ, which translates to MNTPSGPGHHEATPDLNAIVGERRQLINLGYRLLGSLAEAEDVVQETYTRWYAMSREQQEAIESPGAWLTKVAGRICLDVLGSARARRERYVGAWIPEPLPDRGEWFAGRTGGGFEPADPADQVTLDESVNMAFLVILESMTPAERVAFILHDVFRYPFAEVAEIVGRTPAACRQLASSARRRIGAGRPAAAPAAGQATLVRNFKEAWESRDIEALVGLLDPDAVMTADGGGMVGTVLRPVEGGRNIAQYLIHIADKARGLELLERTVNGRPGLVAQHTGVPVTVAAFEITDGRVSRIWAVRNPEKLRAWTEG; encoded by the coding sequence ATGAACACCCCATCCGGGCCCGGGCACCACGAGGCCACGCCGGACCTGAACGCGATCGTCGGCGAGCGGCGCCAGCTGATCAATCTCGGCTACCGCCTGCTCGGTTCGCTGGCCGAGGCCGAGGACGTCGTGCAGGAGACGTACACGCGCTGGTACGCGATGTCGCGGGAGCAGCAGGAGGCCATCGAATCGCCCGGCGCCTGGCTGACGAAGGTCGCCGGCCGCATCTGCCTCGACGTGCTCGGTTCGGCGCGGGCCCGGCGCGAGCGCTACGTCGGCGCGTGGATACCCGAACCGCTCCCCGACCGCGGGGAGTGGTTCGCCGGGCGGACGGGCGGCGGTTTCGAACCGGCCGACCCCGCCGACCAGGTCACCCTGGACGAGTCAGTGAACATGGCCTTCCTCGTCATCCTGGAATCGATGACGCCGGCCGAACGCGTCGCGTTCATCCTGCACGACGTCTTCCGGTACCCCTTCGCCGAGGTCGCCGAGATCGTCGGCCGTACGCCCGCGGCCTGCCGGCAGCTGGCGTCGTCGGCCCGGCGGCGGATCGGGGCCGGGCGGCCTGCGGCGGCCCCGGCCGCCGGCCAGGCCACTCTGGTACGGAACTTCAAGGAGGCGTGGGAGTCCAGGGACATCGAGGCCCTCGTCGGCCTCCTCGACCCGGACGCCGTCATGACCGCCGACGGCGGCGGCATGGTCGGCACCGTCCTGCGCCCCGTCGAGGGCGGCAGGAACATCGCCCAGTACCTGATCCACATCGCCGACAAGGCCCGCGGACTGGAGCTCCTGGAGCGGACGGTCAACGGCCGGCCCGGCCTCGTCGCCCAACACACCGGCGTACCGGTGACGGTGGCCGCCTTCGAGATCACCGACGGCCGCGTCAGCCGGATCTGGGCGGTCCGCAACCCGGAGAAGCTCCGCGCGTGGACCGAGGGCTGA
- a CDS encoding STAS domain-containing protein, which translates to MNTSSTVPILSAPLATEAPLTVHDSGADTAPGVILIHSCTTLGTTLVVHLAGEIDHFSAAPLRAFLASAADNGQTGLVLDCSRVTFCDSGFLAALDWWPRQGRRLRLTRRSRAVERLLRAAAAAARPPLGTPAHRRPAPQRLGSAG; encoded by the coding sequence GTGAATACCTCAAGCACCGTCCCGATACTGTCCGCCCCTCTCGCGACCGAGGCCCCGCTCACCGTGCACGACTCGGGCGCGGACACCGCGCCCGGCGTCATACTCATCCACTCCTGCACCACCCTCGGCACCACCCTGGTCGTCCACCTCGCGGGCGAGATCGACCACTTCAGCGCCGCTCCGCTGCGGGCGTTCCTGGCCTCGGCGGCCGACAACGGCCAAACCGGCCTGGTGCTGGACTGCTCGCGGGTCACCTTCTGCGACTCCGGTTTCCTGGCCGCCCTCGACTGGTGGCCCCGACAGGGACGCCGGCTCAGGCTCACCCGCCGCTCCCGAGCCGTGGAGCGCCTCCTGCGCGCGGCAGCCGCGGCGGCGCGACCTCCCCTCGGAACTCCGGCCCACCGCCGCCCGGCACCCCAGCGCCTGGGCTCTGCGGGGTAG
- a CDS encoding DHA2 family efflux MFS transporter permease subunit has protein sequence MTEGIMPAPHATPTLSPARVTAVLRILVLSTFVVLLNETIMVNAIPRLMRDFEVTAAAAGWLSTAFMLTMAVVIPVTGWFLQRVTTRTAFGLAMALFLAGTALAAVAPAFPVLLAARVIQASGTAVMMPLLMTTLMTLVPPHDRGRVMGNITLVISVAPALGPAVSGVLLQLGSWRLLFLAVLPIAGAMAVFGRRNLINIGEPQAAPIDWMSVPLAAAGFGALVYGLSGLGAENAAQALVPPEATTLAGAVLVGLFVWRQLALQRSSSPLLDLRTLAFRHFSVALGLMCLSFMALMGAFILLPIYLQEVCGLTSLQTGLLLIPGGLTMGLLGPQVGKLYDRLGAPRLVVPGAVLTALCLALFALTGEQTSPWLVLALHVALSAGMAFVFTPVFTSGLSVLPPHLYPHGSAILGSLQQVAAAAGTALVISVMSGRAATAAADGADATGALATGVQWGFGVGAALGVLAVLVALLIRTPPAPQQPAEPEVQDDDGTTTNTTVHTP, from the coding sequence ATGACGGAAGGCATCATGCCCGCACCACACGCAACGCCCACCCTCTCGCCCGCCCGCGTCACCGCCGTGCTGCGGATCCTCGTGCTGTCCACGTTCGTCGTGCTCCTCAACGAGACGATCATGGTGAACGCGATCCCGCGGCTCATGCGCGATTTCGAGGTCACCGCAGCGGCCGCAGGGTGGCTGTCCACGGCTTTCATGCTCACCATGGCCGTCGTCATCCCGGTGACGGGGTGGTTCCTCCAGCGCGTGACGACCCGGACCGCCTTCGGTCTCGCGATGGCGCTGTTCCTCGCCGGCACGGCCCTGGCCGCGGTCGCGCCCGCCTTCCCCGTGCTGCTGGCCGCCCGTGTCATCCAGGCCAGCGGCACCGCCGTCATGATGCCGCTGCTCATGACGACGCTGATGACCCTTGTACCCCCGCATGACCGCGGCCGTGTCATGGGCAACATCACCCTCGTCATCTCCGTCGCACCCGCCCTCGGCCCCGCCGTCTCCGGTGTGCTGCTGCAGCTGGGGTCATGGCGCCTGCTGTTCCTGGCCGTGCTTCCCATCGCCGGAGCCATGGCCGTGTTCGGCCGGCGCAACCTGATCAACATCGGCGAGCCGCAGGCCGCCCCCATCGACTGGATGTCCGTCCCCCTGGCGGCAGCGGGCTTCGGCGCCCTGGTCTACGGCCTGAGCGGACTCGGTGCCGAGAACGCCGCCCAGGCCCTCGTGCCCCCGGAGGCCACCACCCTGGCCGGCGCCGTGCTCGTAGGGCTGTTCGTATGGCGACAACTGGCACTGCAGCGCTCCTCCAGCCCGCTACTGGACCTGCGCACCCTGGCGTTTCGTCATTTCTCCGTGGCCCTGGGCCTGATGTGTCTTTCGTTCATGGCCCTCATGGGCGCGTTCATCCTGCTGCCGATCTACCTGCAGGAGGTGTGCGGCCTGACCTCCCTGCAGACCGGGCTGCTCCTCATCCCCGGCGGCCTGACCATGGGCCTGCTCGGACCACAGGTCGGCAAGCTCTACGACCGACTCGGCGCACCACGCCTGGTCGTACCCGGCGCCGTACTCACAGCACTGTGCCTCGCGCTGTTCGCACTCACGGGCGAACAGACCTCCCCGTGGCTGGTGCTCGCCCTTCACGTGGCCCTGAGTGCGGGCATGGCGTTCGTTTTCACCCCCGTCTTCACCTCCGGTCTGTCCGTACTGCCACCGCACCTCTACCCCCATGGCTCCGCCATTCTGGGTTCGCTCCAACAGGTCGCGGCCGCCGCCGGAACGGCCCTGGTCATCAGTGTCATGTCGGGACGGGCAGCCACAGCGGCAGCGGATGGCGCCGACGCCACCGGCGCCCTTGCCACGGGCGTCCAATGGGGATTCGGCGTCGGCGCCGCGCTCGGCGTCCTGGCCGTGCTGGTCGCGTTGCTGATCCGCACCCCGCCCGCGCCGCAACAGCCTGCTGAGCCGGAGGTCCAGGACGACGACGGCACGACGACGAACACAACCGTCCACACGCCCTGA